From Haloglomus litoreum, the proteins below share one genomic window:
- a CDS encoding DUF655 domain-containing protein gives MTDAGDETGGSGGSDDPREAVVLDYLPTGLPDEQRSNTPVAYALGVDEFELYLVRFDGDTDLNVGDRVTVDPRGASVSRVGRVDYEELSGAAESELEYAVAAIIDADERRFVDFFNEAQAITTRLHALNLLPGIGKKLRNNVLDLRKRQPFESFDDLEERVSGLHDPRQVLIDRIVEEIQEEDMKYRIFATRKRTE, from the coding sequence ATGACTGACGCCGGTGACGAGACTGGTGGGTCCGGCGGTTCGGACGACCCGCGGGAGGCGGTCGTGCTGGACTACCTCCCGACGGGGCTCCCCGACGAACAGCGGAGCAACACCCCCGTCGCGTACGCGCTCGGGGTCGACGAGTTCGAACTGTACCTCGTACGGTTCGACGGCGACACCGACCTGAACGTCGGCGACCGGGTCACGGTCGATCCGCGCGGGGCGTCGGTGAGCCGCGTGGGGCGAGTCGACTACGAGGAGCTCTCGGGGGCCGCCGAGTCGGAGCTGGAGTACGCGGTCGCGGCCATCATCGACGCCGACGAGCGTCGGTTCGTCGACTTCTTCAACGAGGCGCAGGCCATCACGACGCGGCTCCACGCGCTCAACCTCCTCCCGGGCATCGGGAAGAAGCTCCGCAACAACGTCCTGGACCTCCGGAAACGCCAGCCGTTCGAGTCGTTCGACGACCTCGAGGAGCGCGTGTCGGGGCTGCACGACCCCCGCCAGGTCCTCATCGACCGCATCGTCGAGGAGATCCAGGAGGAGGACATGAAGTACCGCATCTTCGCGACTCGCAAGCGGACCGAGTGA
- a CDS encoding 16S ribosomal RNA methyltransferase A: MTRRDPDALRRRAGVRGDPDQDQHFLIDDRVLDRLPGYLPADAADHVLEIGGGTGGLTDRLLAASDGHVTVVERDPDLAAFLREEFAEAVNAGRLDVVEGDALECDLPAFTGSVSNLPYGASSEFCFRLLPEGKPLVLMLQREFAERMAADPGEDDYGRLSVTAGHYADVEIVETVPPTAFDPEPAVESAVVRCLPRDPEYEVDEAAFMALVRGVFTQRRKTMRNAVRNTVHISGIEDASAVVAAADEALMGRRAGNVTPAEFAELARLATEVTEVRPP; the protein is encoded by the coding sequence ATGACACGACGGGATCCGGATGCCCTGCGTCGCCGCGCCGGGGTCCGCGGCGACCCGGACCAGGACCAGCACTTCCTGATCGACGACCGCGTGCTGGACCGCCTGCCGGGGTATCTGCCCGCCGACGCCGCCGACCACGTCCTCGAGATCGGCGGCGGCACCGGCGGACTCACGGACCGACTGCTCGCCGCCAGCGACGGCCACGTCACCGTCGTCGAACGGGACCCCGACCTTGCGGCGTTCCTCCGCGAGGAGTTCGCCGAGGCGGTCAACGCCGGGCGCCTCGACGTGGTGGAGGGGGACGCGCTGGAGTGTGACCTGCCGGCGTTCACGGGCTCCGTCTCGAACCTCCCGTACGGGGCGTCCAGCGAGTTCTGCTTCCGACTGCTTCCAGAGGGCAAGCCACTGGTACTGATGCTCCAGCGGGAGTTCGCCGAGCGGATGGCGGCCGACCCGGGCGAGGACGACTACGGCCGGCTCTCGGTCACCGCGGGCCACTACGCCGACGTGGAGATCGTCGAGACGGTGCCACCGACGGCGTTCGACCCCGAGCCCGCGGTCGAGAGCGCGGTCGTGCGATGTCTCCCGCGCGACCCGGAGTACGAGGTCGACGAGGCCGCCTTCATGGCGCTGGTCCGTGGCGTGTTCACCCAGCGCCGCAAGACGATGCGCAACGCCGTCCGGAACACGGTCCACATCAGCGGTATCGAGGACGCGAGTGCGGTGGTAGCCGCCGCGGACGAGGCGCTGATGGGTCGGCGCGCGGGGAACGTCACGCCCGCCGAGTTCGCCGAACTGGCCCGCCTCGCGACCGAGGTGACGGAGGTGAGGCCGCCGTGA
- a CDS encoding HemK2/MTQ2 family protein methyltransferase: MPDDDRPRLADLRGEPQVYRAAEDSQLLATAAVARVGRDDLVLDLGTGSGYVGRKVAEACGARVVASDLNPHACRRARDEGLPAVRTDMVSGFRDDTFDWVLFNPPYLPTPEDQEWDDWMERALSGGEDGRAVVDPFLASVRRVLAPGGHALLLVSSLTGLDAVRNRARNEGLITEEATDEQYPSERLVVLELTPTGG; this comes from the coding sequence ATGCCTGACGACGACCGGCCGCGCCTGGCGGACCTGCGCGGGGAGCCACAGGTCTACCGGGCGGCCGAGGACTCGCAGCTGCTCGCCACGGCGGCGGTGGCGCGGGTGGGGCGGGACGACCTCGTCCTCGACCTCGGGACGGGCTCGGGCTACGTCGGCCGGAAGGTCGCCGAGGCCTGTGGTGCCCGGGTCGTCGCGTCCGACCTCAACCCGCACGCATGTCGGCGGGCCCGCGACGAGGGACTCCCGGCCGTCCGGACGGACATGGTCTCGGGGTTCCGGGACGACACGTTCGACTGGGTGCTGTTCAATCCGCCGTACCTCCCGACGCCGGAGGACCAGGAGTGGGACGACTGGATGGAACGTGCGCTCTCGGGTGGCGAGGACGGTCGGGCCGTCGTCGATCCCTTCCTGGCCTCGGTCCGCCGGGTCCTCGCGCCCGGTGGCCACGCACTGTTGCTCGTCTCCTCGCTCACTGGCCTCGACGCGGTCCGGAACCGTGCCCGCAACGAGGGGCTGATCACCGAGGAGGCCACCGACGAGCAGTATCCCTCCGAGCGGCTGGTGGTGCTGGAACTCACGCCGACCGGTGGGTGA
- a CDS encoding mechanosensitive ion channel family protein, giving the protein MGAVDAAGVLLQSEPQLNPWAWTLSRTEQYLVSAGLLALFLVTSAFVYALGRPLKRRIQDDEVVEALQSLSVSLTGLVVAFALVVVWRLRQEVTTAFTFVRLGPTDGVRLLVTAAAFGAAFTVTRITKRAIRRGSEADAITAHQKEVAHHVVQILVFAPAALFVLALYGVNPQNLLIGAGAAGIVVGLAARQTLGAVVAGFVLLVSRPFEVNDWVVIDQEEGVVTDISIFNTEIRTFDNEVVVIPNDEVTKNNIINRSRNGKLRIQVDVGVDYDIEVPRAMELAREAMHVLDEVLDEPPPDVVIDELGASSVVLTLRFWIPDPTIERKWAAQNAVIDAVKEAFEQEGVKIPYPQRELMARDEAGGFRLAGDRREVGSADNGDREAAVQSVESSDDDGPGTHMSAVTDPTVEIDTDGDDTLKPRSTDGEFIAAIERVAGESELSSPIEPMDREDA; this is encoded by the coding sequence ATGGGCGCGGTCGACGCGGCCGGGGTCCTGCTTCAGTCCGAGCCGCAGCTCAATCCCTGGGCGTGGACCCTCTCCCGCACGGAGCAGTACCTCGTGAGCGCGGGGCTCCTGGCGCTGTTCCTCGTCACCTCGGCGTTCGTCTACGCGCTGGGGCGGCCGCTCAAGCGACGCATCCAGGACGACGAGGTGGTCGAGGCGCTCCAGTCACTGAGCGTGAGTCTCACCGGCCTGGTCGTGGCCTTCGCGCTGGTCGTGGTCTGGCGGCTGCGCCAGGAGGTCACGACCGCCTTCACCTTCGTCCGCCTGGGACCGACGGACGGCGTCCGACTCCTCGTGACCGCCGCCGCGTTCGGTGCCGCCTTCACCGTCACACGCATCACGAAGCGGGCTATCCGGCGCGGATCGGAGGCCGACGCCATCACGGCCCATCAGAAGGAGGTGGCCCACCACGTCGTTCAGATCCTCGTCTTCGCGCCCGCGGCCCTGTTCGTTCTCGCGCTGTACGGCGTGAACCCGCAGAACCTCCTCATCGGTGCGGGTGCGGCGGGCATCGTCGTCGGACTGGCCGCACGGCAGACCCTGGGTGCCGTCGTCGCCGGGTTCGTCCTCCTCGTCTCCCGCCCGTTCGAGGTGAACGACTGGGTCGTCATCGACCAGGAGGAGGGCGTTGTCACCGACATCTCCATCTTCAACACGGAGATCCGGACGTTCGACAACGAGGTCGTCGTCATCCCGAACGACGAGGTCACCAAGAACAACATCATCAACCGCTCGCGCAACGGGAAGCTCCGCATCCAGGTCGACGTGGGTGTCGACTACGACATCGAGGTCCCGCGAGCCATGGAGCTAGCTCGCGAGGCGATGCACGTCCTCGACGAGGTACTGGACGAACCGCCGCCGGACGTCGTCATCGACGAACTCGGGGCGTCGTCGGTGGTGCTGACGCTCCGGTTCTGGATTCCCGACCCGACCATCGAGCGCAAGTGGGCCGCCCAGAACGCGGTCATCGATGCGGTGAAGGAGGCCTTCGAGCAGGAGGGCGTGAAGATACCGTATCCGCAGCGCGAGCTGATGGCCCGCGACGAGGCCGGCGGCTTCCGGCTCGCCGGCGACCGCCGGGAGGTCGGCTCGGCGGACAACGGCGACCGGGAGGCCGCGGTGCAGTCGGTCGAGTCCAGCGATGACGACGGCCCGGGGACGCACATGAGCGCCGTGACCGACCCGACCGTCGAGATCGATACCGACGGGGACGACACCCTCAAGCCGCGCTCGACGGACGGCGAGTTCATCGCCGCCATCGAGCGCGTGGCCGGTGAGTCCGAGCTATCAAGCCCTATCGAGCCGATGGATCGGGAGGATGCCTGA
- the dph2 gene encoding diphthamide biosynthesis enzyme Dph2: MSHDADVDAPGGAERTEGDLTRTGMALKHERTWDYELDRIVEAVEERDAEKVGLQFPEGLKRRGPNVADDLRELLPDGVRVMISGQPCYGACDLDTYLMRRTDVFVHFGHSPMKESDSIIYVPLFSNVDVTPIMEESLDELAAPDEDPDVGLVTTAQHMNKFDEMRAWLEERGYTVHTRRGDDRLTHEGQVLGCNYASADIDAEQVLYVGGGKFHPLGLAMEHPDKTVVIADPVNNAVSVADTEKFLKQRYGAVHRAMDAETFGVLFCTKIGQGRWDVATEIVENNDDAYLITMDEITPDRLVNFDMDAFVNTGCPRITTDDGPQFKKPMLTPGEYEIAIGEKPLDELSFDTFHGTW; the protein is encoded by the coding sequence ATGAGCCACGACGCCGATGTCGACGCCCCCGGTGGGGCCGAGCGGACCGAGGGTGACCTCACCCGGACGGGGATGGCGCTCAAGCACGAGCGGACCTGGGACTACGAACTCGACCGCATCGTCGAGGCCGTCGAGGAACGCGACGCCGAGAAGGTCGGTCTCCAGTTCCCCGAGGGACTGAAGCGCCGCGGGCCGAACGTCGCCGACGACCTGCGCGAGCTGCTGCCCGACGGCGTGCGGGTGATGATCTCCGGGCAGCCCTGCTACGGCGCCTGCGACCTCGACACCTACCTGATGCGCCGGACGGACGTGTTCGTCCACTTCGGCCACTCCCCGATGAAGGAGTCCGACTCCATCATCTACGTCCCGCTGTTCTCGAACGTCGACGTGACACCCATCATGGAGGAGTCGCTCGACGAACTCGCGGCCCCCGACGAGGACCCGGACGTGGGCCTGGTGACGACGGCCCAGCACATGAACAAGTTCGACGAGATGCGCGCGTGGCTGGAGGAGCGTGGCTACACGGTCCACACGCGCCGCGGCGACGACCGCCTCACCCACGAGGGGCAGGTGCTGGGCTGCAACTACGCCTCCGCGGACATCGACGCCGAGCAGGTGCTCTACGTCGGCGGCGGGAAGTTCCACCCGCTCGGCCTCGCGATGGAGCACCCGGACAAGACCGTCGTCATCGCAGATCCCGTCAACAACGCCGTCTCGGTCGCCGACACCGAGAAGTTCCTCAAGCAGCGCTACGGCGCGGTCCACCGCGCGATGGACGCCGAGACGTTCGGGGTGCTGTTCTGCACGAAGATCGGCCAGGGCCGCTGGGACGTGGCTACCGAGATCGTCGAGAACAACGACGACGCCTACCTCATCACGATGGACGAGATCACGCCGGACCGCCTGGTCAACTTCGACATGGACGCCTTCGTCAACACGGGCTGCCCCCGTATCACGACCGACGACGGGCCCCAGTTCAAGAAGCCGATGCTGACGCCGGGCGAGTACGAGATCGCCATCGGGGAGAAGCCGCTCGACGAGCTATCGTTCGACACCTTCCACGGGACCTGGTAG
- a CDS encoding YlbF family regulator, whose protein sequence is MSVESSEGESETEHPAARATELASELGEVITELPAYQEFMDAKEAVESDEEIQEQVREFEQLREEFMLARQTGDATNEDLRELQEAQQELNDIPEMAEFQAAQNRLELSLQELNETISEPLTVDFGGKAGGCCED, encoded by the coding sequence ATGAGCGTCGAATCGAGCGAGGGCGAGTCCGAGACCGAACACCCCGCCGCCCGGGCGACGGAACTGGCGTCCGAACTCGGCGAGGTCATCACGGAGCTTCCGGCCTACCAGGAGTTCATGGACGCGAAGGAGGCCGTCGAGAGCGACGAGGAGATCCAGGAGCAGGTCCGCGAGTTCGAGCAGCTCCGCGAGGAGTTCATGCTCGCGCGCCAGACCGGCGACGCCACCAACGAGGACCTCCGGGAACTGCAGGAGGCCCAGCAGGAACTCAACGACATCCCCGAGATGGCCGAGTTCCAGGCCGCGCAGAACCGGCTCGAACTCTCGCTGCAGGAGCTGAACGAGACCATCTCCGAGCCCCTCACGGTCGACTTCGGCGGCAAGGCCGGCGGCTGCTGCGAGGACTGA